A DNA window from Eretmochelys imbricata isolate rEreImb1 chromosome 3, rEreImb1.hap1, whole genome shotgun sequence contains the following coding sequences:
- the MSGN1 gene encoding mesogenin-1: MDKLHETLPNMEDGLGADNSVFLSSWDWKSNAGTYELNQISSPHSLSPSPSFESYSSSPCPAVIEMPYNSSSGGSLIGYSLMDFPSTYLPNAGQAKAQKGTKARMSAQRRRKASEREKLRMRTLADALHTLRNYLPPVYSQRGQPLTKIQTLKYTIKYISELTDLLNNVKRA; this comes from the coding sequence ATGGATAAATTGCATGAGACTTTGCCGAATATGGAAGATGGTTTGGGCGCTGATAATTCTGTCTTTCTGTCTTCCTGGGACTGGAAGAGCAATGCAGGAACCTATGAGCTGAACCAGATCTCATCCCCTCACAGTTTATCtccatctccttcctttgaatCGTACTCTTCTTCCCCTTGCCCAGCTGTGATTGAGATGCCCTATAACAGCAGCAGCGGTGGCAGCCTGATCGGATACAGCTTGATGGATTTTCCTTCTACATACTTACCAAATGCTGGACAGGCCAAGGCTCAGAAAGGCACCAAGGCCAGGATGTCAGCTCAGCGCAGAAGGAAagccagtgagagagagaagctcagGATGAGGACCCTGGCTGATGCTTTACACACCTTGCGCAATTACCTACCTCCTGTCTACAGCCAAAGAGGCCAGCCTCTCACCAAAATACAGACACTGAAATACACCATCAAGTACATCAGTGAACTCACAGACCTGCTGAACAATGTCAAACGGGCATag